The genomic DNA ATCGCATGGACATCTGGAAGAATCGGCTCTTTCTCGAAAAACAAACCAGCAGTGATTGATAAGACTGATCATCTTCTTTTTACTGTTCGCGAAGAGTTCATTTCGCCTGACGAGCAGCTGATTTCCACGTAATAAAATGCTCGCATCCTTCCAAAGATGAGTCAGAAGTCAGGGATTGAGTACAGTATTTTTGGAATGAAGAGATGCTGCTCGTTCAGGTCAGAGATCCTTTCAATTTGGAAATCCGCCTCCTGCGAGCCTCTCGCCAGAGCTGAAATGGCTGAATGTCAAAATGAGCGGCGAGATTCCGTTTCTCATCACGAATCGAGGCAATTGACAAACAGTGGACCACCGAGTATTTTCTCTGGCCCGGAGAGATGACAGAGTGGCCGATTGTGCAGCACTGGAACTGCTGTGTACCGCAAGGTACCGGGGGTTCGAATCCCCCTCTCTCCGCTTAACATAATGCCTGCATGCCATAAGTGATTGGTTTGCAGGCATTTACTTTTTTGGGTCGGTTGGTTTTCGAACTTTGTGGCGGAATTTGTGGCGTTTTGTGGCTGAAATGTTCTCCGCTCTGGCTTTTGATAGTCGTTCGAGATGCGTTTTTCCAAAGGTGTTTTGGTACTCCGACGATCACTGGAGCGTTTGACTTCTGGACAGGTCGCGGATCGCTTTGCAGCGACTTCCCTTACTTCCAAAATCATCCCTCCGACGTCCCATCGTTAAATCCGATTCCGCAGTCCTGGCGATCTGGGCGTGACGACATCAGTGTCACAATGAACATTAGCGATGTGATTTCTTGAGTAGTCTCGACAACAGGTTGCTGGGACTGCGATTTGTGATTCGAATTCCGGTGCGTTAAAGGCGTCTTTGCGTAGAGCCGTTCTGGAAGGCCTGTAAGTCGAAGAACCATTCTCTCGGATGACGGGCCGATTTTCTAAGAACAGTGCCTCCTGCATACATCATTGTGGGGCGGTTAACACTCGAACAAGCTCGTCGAGCGGCAGACGTGTTCGTTCGTATTGTTGACCTTCCGTCTCTGCTTCGTGAGCGTGAATACAAGGCAGAACTGGAGCGAATTCGCCACCATTAAACCCGCAACGCCCAAGCCAGTCGTAGCCACCGCAAAAAGCGTATGGCGTTGTATCACGCGATGGGAATCAATCCCGAAAAAATCAAAAACGTCGACCCCAAACTTCCCCCTCAATAACCAAGAACTGGCGCTGTCCAGTTAGGCATTTCTCAATTTCTCACCGAAGATTCTAATTCAATCGAATTTACTCAAACCGTTTGATATCATCAGGGTCGGGACAAAAAAGAAATGGAGGGCTTTCAATGAACGTGGTGGGATGCACGTGATGACAACACATGTTGAGCTGGGCCTATGCAACTCGCCAAATTATTGGTCTATTTTGATACTTCGCCGGCGTTGAGCTTGCTGCGGTCATCGAACGCACCATTCATTATTGATTTTCTCAATCAACTGTTCAAACAGAGCGAACGGATTTCCTGGGCTCATTCTGAGCTCGTTACCGCTTTGATCGCTTACCAAGAGAATTTGCAAGAGACTGATCCCGGAAAACTGCCGTCTCGCGCAGATGCTTATCTTGCTGAGTGGTGTTCCAGCGAAACTCGGTGGCTCAGACGATTTCTGGAAGCGGATGCAGACGAACCAAGCTATCAGCTGACTCCACATACTGAAGACGTTTTTGCGTTTCTGGATCTTGTCCTTGGTAAGGATCTCAATTTCGTCGGAACCGAATCTCGGCTTAAGCTTGTGATCGACTTACTTGCGAATCTGGTTGTCGGTTCGTCAGACGATCCCGAAACTCGCTTGCAGCATCTGCGTAATGAACAGAAGAAAATCCAGGATGAGATCACTCAGATCGAGCAAGACGGCGTTGTTGCGACATATCGACCTGATCAAATTCGAGATCAGTTTGCTACCGCTGTTTCAATTCTGAAACAGTTGCAGGGAGATTTCCGCGCTGTCGAAGAATCATTTCGAGACATCACTCTCGAAGTCCAACAGCAACAGGTCGCGGGGCTCGCAGCACGAGGTGGTATTCTCGAGTACGCACTCAATGCAGAAGATGTCCTCAAGAAAGACGATCAGGGCGTTAGCTTCTATGAGTTTGTGAACCTCATTCTGTCCCCGGTACAAACTGAACAACTCGAACGGATCATCGCGGAAATTCGTAAGATTCCAGAACTGAGTCACCAACAGGAGGGGATGGAGACGGTGCGGGGAATGGTCACGTTGCTGCAGCGCGAGGCAGAGAAAGTCATGCGGACCAACCAGCGTCTTTCCACAACTTTGCGACGCCTGCTGGATATGGAAACTCACGCCGAGCGACAACGAGTGGCGCATCTCCTTCAGGAGATCCGAGGGTTGGTAATTTCACTTGGCGACCAACATGACTGCAATGACGTCGGTCTGACGGTTGAAGTCAACGCAGCGGTCGATTCACCATTTCGTCGCACCTTCTGGACGGAGCCAACCAGACTGGAGGTGGTCGACCTTACTGAATTTCAACCGGATGAAGCCGAACGGACAGATGTCTTCAAGCAGTATGCAGCTATGCATCGACTGGACTGGAACGCGATGCGAACCCAAATTGATGAATGCCTCAAGCTGCGATCTGCTCCAACTCTTGCGGATGTGCTCGATGAGTATCCACCGACCTCAGGAGCGGTCGAAGTTTTGGGTTATCTGCAAATCGCGAAAGATGACAATCATCACATTGATGAGACAGTCGAAATTCCATTATCGATTCCACCGATCCAGGGCAAGGGAAACTGGATTGAGGTGCGGGTTCCTTTGGTCACCTTCTTGAACAAGAGGAGGAATGGACATGCCTGATGAATTTCCGCAATTTCAAGAGTTCAGCATTCCGGCCGTCCTCCTGTTACGCGGGGTTGTGTATGCGGAAGATGAACGCGTATGGAATCTGCTCCTTTCCAATGCCTCTCGGTTAACAGACTACTTTGCTCGGTTGGGGCTTGTCTTGATCGTCAACGAATCCGAAGGCATGGCGTTCCTCCGCCAGATGTCCGACGAAGAAACGCCAAATGGCTACGATGCTATTCCGAAGCTCTTTCACACGTCGCGACTGAGTTACAAACAGTCGATCTTGTCTGTTCTTCTGCGAGACGAGTACCGACGCTTTGAAGAGGAAGAGGCACACGACGAGAAATGTGTGGTGGACGAATCTGCATTGTTTGACCAATGGAAAGCCCTTCGTCTCTCCCCTGGGGATGACGTCAAACAACTCAAGGAGATGCGGGCCACTTTCAAGCGACTGGATGACTTCGGATTCGTGCGCAGATTCAGCGATGATCCACCGACATGGGAAGTCCGTCGTATCTTGAAGGCGCGACTCCCTGCCGCAGAACTGGAGAGCTTAAAGGATCAACTGCTCTTGAAGAAAGAAGAACAGGCGACGGATCGGATCAGTGTAGACGAGGAGACAGCATGAGAAAACAAGCCGACACACTCTTCGAGAAAGCAGACTACGTGTCAGCCACGTTTTCGCAGTCTTCGGGGTTTCGCTTGAAGCGACTCGAACTCTTGAATTGGGGGACATTCGACCAGCAAGTTCATACGGTTTCTCCAGAGGGACAGTCGACACTGCTGGTCGGTCAGAATGGTTCAGGAAAATCGACACTGGTCGATGCAATTTTGACGTTACTGGTCAAGCCTGGTGTCCGCAATTTTAACGTTGCTGCAGGTGCCAAGAAACGAGAACGGACAGAGCGAACGTACTTCGAAGGAGCCTTTGACCGAAATGCGGATGGAGACAGTAATGGGATCAAGACTCGCTGCTTGAGATCGAAAAAGAAACACTATTCAGTCCTCCTGGCATGTTTCCAGAACAATGACGACGGAGCAGCCTTCAGCTTGACGCAGGTTTTGTACTGGAATGGGCAGAAAGTTGACAAAATTTACTGTTTCTCGGATGGCGACCGAACGATTACTGGTGATTTCTCACAACTGGACTCCAGCGATGGAATTCTTAAGGCCATCAAAGATCGCGACTTTAAGGCAACAAAGTCATTCACGGAATACGAAAGCTGGTTTCGGAAAATCACGAAAGTGAAAAAGAAGGCCATGGATGTCTTCAATCAGACCGTGGCTGTCAAGGACATTGAAAATCTCAATGAGTTCATCCGCAATCACATGCTTGAACCGCATAACTGGTCAGAGCGTCTGGAAGCATTGCTGGCGCACTTCACTCAGTTAAATAAGGCTCATGCGAGTTTAATAAAAGTCCGTGACCAGCAAGCCCTGTTGGAACCCGTTGCCAAACACGGTCGGGAGTACACCAGATTCAACGTGAAGCTTGAAAAAGCCATCAGGAAATCGCAGGGGCTGGATGCGTTCTTCGCAATGAAAACAATCGATGTCTTCGAACCCGCATTCAAACAGTTTCAACAGTCACTCGTTGAAGTGCGCGAACGAAACAAAAGCTTCAAGCAAGAGCTTGATAGAGTTGAAGAAGAGCAACGACGAATTAAGAACGAGATCGAAAACGAGGGTGGTGATCGACTCAAGATGATTCCGTTGCTGATTGACAATGCCTCTTCCGAGTTAAAGCGGAAACGAGAACGGTACGACCTGTACCAAAGTGCATTGACTCGAACTGAATTGAACACGCGTGTGACGTGTGAATCAGACTTTCAGAAAGTGCAACAGTTCATTTCAGATCAACGCGGTCAACTTGAAGCAACGATCAAAGCATATGAGGAGAACAGAACGGGCCTGGTCATAAGTCGTGGTCAAGTCCGCCAAGAGCAGAGCGAGTTATCAATCGAGTTGGCGAGTCTCGAAAGACAAAAAGGAAACCTTCCCGAATGGTCCGTTTCACTGCGAGAGAGTATCTGTCAGGAATTGGGGCTGAGTGAGAAAGAGTTGCCGTTCGTCGCGGAACTCATCGCAGTGCAGGAGAACCAGCGAGAGTGGGAATCATCGATCGAAAAAGTCTTGCACAGCTTCGGTCTCAGCCTCCTGGTTCCAGATCGGTATTATCACATGGTGAGTCGTCATGTTGAGCAGACCAAGCTCATTGCACGAGGACGCGGACAACGCCTCATTTATTTGCGGATCAGTGAGCATGCAACCTTGCAGAACAAGGCCGATCTCGATCCGGCTTCCATGCTTGGCAAGTTACGTTTCAAGGAAGGTCATTTATTATTGCCCTGGGTCAAGGCTGAGTTGGCTTCTCGTTTTGACTACCGCTGTTGTGAGTCAATTGAAGAATTTCAACAGGCATCTGGCTTGGCGATAACACTATCTCGGCATGTGAAAACTGGAAGTAAACGCCACGACAAAGATGATCGCGATCAACTGCTCAATAGAAGAAACTTCATCCTGGGTTGGGATAACAAGGAGAAGCGACAACAGATCACCGCGAGAATCGCTGAACTTGAGGCACTCGATCAGCAAACTTCTCAAAAGATCGCAGCCATTGATACTGACCTTGGTGCTATTCGAAACCGGATTCATGCCTGGGATGAGTTGCAAGCGTTTAACGATTTCTCAGAGATCGATTGGAAACAACATCAACAGGCCATCGATGATTTGAAGGCCGAGAAAACGGCCATCGAAGAGAATTCCGATGCTATTCAACTTCTTCGGGAACAGGCTGCGAAGTTGTCCTCTCGTCGCGAAGGATTGGAGTCTCAGCGCGACGATTCCATTCGTGCTGAAAGCCGACTTGAAAAATCGATCCAAGACGCGGAGAGGCTCATCCTCAACGCGGGGAATACGATCAACGAATACAAAAAGAACGATGTCTGGGAGCAATTCCGATCCGCATTTGCTGAGTTGGAATCTTCCGTTGATGAAAGTTGTTTTTCCATCGAAAGCCTCCTCCCAACGCAAGATTCTCTGCGGAAAAGATTGGAGAAAGAGCAGATCGTGCTGCGTAAAAAGCTCGATCCCATCGAAGAGCAGTTGACGCAGGCCATGTCCAAGTTCACTAAGAAGTTTCCCGAGGAAGCCGACCTGCTTCCGCGAGTTGCGTATCTGGACAGTTTTCTTGGTTTGCGTCAGCGGATCATTGATGAGGATCTCCCTCGACATACAGATCGCTTCAAAGAACGGCTTAATGATACAGTGACCCGAGAAATTGGTTTGTTCCGAGCCGCCCTGGAGAAAGAACGACGTAATATCGAAGACAAAATTGAAACGCTCAATCTTTCGCTCAGACAACTTGATTTTCGTGATGGAACGTACATTCAGCTTGACCCCCAGAGAGTTAAAAACCATTCGATCATCGAATTTCAACGGCAGTTGCGCGAGTGCGTCGAAGGGAGTTTTGAAGATTCTGCAGAGGCGAACGAAGCCAGGTTTGTGCGAATACAAAAACTTGTCGTCAAGCTTCAGGATGAAGGTCATCGTCGCTGGCGAGACAAGGTCGTCGATGTCCGCAACTGGTTCGACTTTCTCGCCAATGTGATCGATGAAAAGACACTCGAGCAAGTCTCCAGTTACGATGACAGCACTGGGCAATCGGGTGGGGAAAAAGCGAAACTGGCGTTTACGATTCTCGTGGCTGCCATTGCGTACCAATACGATCTTGACCCCAGCGAGCCTGACGAACAGCGATTCCGTTTTGTTGTTGTCGACGAAATGTTTTCCAAAGTTGACGATCAACATGCTGAGTACGCTTTGAAACTTTTCCGGCAATTTGGTCTGCAGTTGCTAATCGTCGCGCCGCTGGATGCGAAAGCCTGCGTCACTCAGCCGTTTGTGGGGAATTATTTGCATGTCACCAAGAAAAATAATCGGTCAGAAGTTTTTCAGATGACAGCGAAGGAGTTTGCTAATTACGTTGATGCAGCGGATGAACATCGAATCAGCAACTCTAAAAACAATACCGATTGATGATTCACCCGAATAAAATACGTCAGAAAGCGAACAATCTTTATCCCAAGTTCCAACTGGTCTGGCTTGATGGTGATGAATTCTTTCCCTGTCTCATTCCAGCTGATCGAAAATTGCCTGACGATCCTGCCGCAGCCATTCATGCTGTGCAATTGCTCAGAAGCGAATCGAAAGCAGAAAAGGGATTTGGATATTCGATTGACTGGCGAGAACGAACTTCGCGACGACATGGAAAGAATCTGGTCCCTGAAAAAATCTTCTTCTCAACTCAGATGGATTTCTTACGATTCATTGACAAGGAAGACGAGTTTGAAAACTTCACCAGTGCCGTGAAAATCATCCGTCAACATTACCCGGAAATTGAACGTTGGATTCGGTCCAATCGAAAATTGCTCGCTGATTCTGCTGCCGATATCGATGGACTGATTCTTGTGGTTGACTATTTGCGAGCGAACCCTCGCCCTGGCCTTTTCGCACGCGAGCTTCCCTTAAACATTGACACGAAGTTTATTGAACGAAATCAACGCATTCTGCGGGGGTGGCTGGATCTCTTATTGCCTCCAACCACGATTCGCGCTGATGAACAGCACTTCGCACGACGCTATGGACTGCAATACGATCAACCCCGTCTGCAAATCCGCTTTCTCGATCCAACGATTCAACAAGCATTCGGAAGTCCTTGGACAGACTGTTCCATTCCTTTAGAGACATTGGCAAAACAAAATGTCGATTCGGTCAACGTGCTCGTTGTCGAAAACAAAACCTGTTTGATGACACTTCCAAATCTGCCGAACACCCTTGCCATGGGAGGCATCGGAAATGCGGTTGCAGACTTTCGCCTCATCCCGTGGCTGCACCAATGCACCATCTGGTACTGGGGGGACATCGATGTCGATGGTCTCTCAATTCTCTCCCGTTTTCGCATCCATTTTCCAACTGTGAAAAGTCTCCTGATGGACATCGAAACTTTGTGTCGTCATCGAGAGCAACTCGGGCAGCGAGTTGATCCGACAAAAGATCCTTTCCCACCCGTCAATCTGACGAGTTTCGAGAGGTCTGCCTTCGACGTTTGTCACTCCGAGTTCCTGCGAATCGAACAAGAACAGATTCCCAGCACGGATGTCATCTCAATTCTGGAACGACTCTTCCCAAGAGATTGACTGAGAATCGTCCTTGCTCTACCACCAAATATCACAAAATTACCGGAAAACCTTCTCGCATAGAACGATGTATAGGACCATGTACGCATTGCCGTTCAAGAAAACCATTTGTTAATCTATGACAAGCAAATATTGCGTAACCATCTTCGATATAACGGCTTGCGAAACGGTCGCTTCCAAAGAGGAAATTCAACAATTCAGGCTGGTCGGTAAGCGACCGTTACTAATGTCTGGCGGAAGCTGATTCTCTTATGTGACTGCGACGAGAGTTTGTGATGAAAGCAGAAGTGAATATGCGCAATTCATTCCGGATTGATTGTTTGAGTACGATCGTTTTGCGAACCGGTTGTGATTCAGCGAACGTGGTTCAATCGTCGGAATCCGAGCGTTCCGAATTCATGGACCAGCCGACTGAACTGAGCCAAACAGAACTGCAAAGTTCGAAAAGCAAGGACGCATCATCAGAAAAGATATTTCGGCAACGCTTACTCCCAGTTTTCTCTTCACCAAATCCTTCGAGCTGTACGGAGTGCCATCTCAGCAGCGTTGCATTGAAAGACTACATTCGACCAAGTGCGGCAGAGACATTTTCAGCGTTGCTAACGCAAGGGTTGGTCAACGTTGATGATCCGAAGACCTCGAAAATCCTCACCTTTATCTAGCGGGCTCCTGACAACTCCTCTCGGGTGCAGAAGAAAGTGCGGCAGCAGGAATTTGATGCATTTCGTGACTGGATTTTGGCAGCGGTTGCCGACCCCAAACTCGCCTCAACTCAACCGTCCAAAGTTCGTGTTGGGCCCAAGGTATCGGATGAGGTAATTCGGCATACACGCATGGGGCGAGTACTCGCTTCGTTTATCGACAACGTCTGGACAGAAGTTGGCCGATGTGCGGCGTGTCGCTCAACTCTTGCCCAATGCCCAGAGCGTATTGAACAGAGCGTATTGAACAGAGCGTATTGAACAGAGCGTATTGAACAGAGCGTATTGAACAGAGCGTATTGAACAGTGCGTATTGAACAGTGCGTATTGAACAGTGCGTATTGAACAGTGCGTATTGAACAGTGCGTATTGAACAGTGCGACTTGCGTGCAACCACCGATTACGACGAGGGAGAACGAGAGGGAAGAACATCTCCCATGTCCAGAGGAACACCAAGCCCAGCACTGTGAGACTCGGCTTGGCAAATCGACTCCACTCTGTCAGGTCATCCAGCACTCTTCGACTACTCCGTTGCTTTGGAGAAGCCGGCGGCAATCAATTCTTTGTATCCAGGTTTCACCGCTTTCACTTTGTAGCCGTACCTCTCCAGGACATTTCCCACCGTCACTGCTCGTTTCCCGACGACGCAATGCGTGTAGAGAGTTTTGTCCTTCGGCAACACTTTCAGTTCAGCCTTGGTGACCCCATCACGAACCTGGCTCAAGGGGAAAAAGATCGCTCCTTGGACGTGGCCCTGATCCCATTCTCGTTTTTCTCTCACATCCACAAGCACAGCCTTCTCATTGTCGATATTCCTCTTGATTTCTGAAAGTGATTCCTTGGTGATATCTGCTGCGGAGAGAGTCCCAACGGAATTCAGAATAGCAACAACTGTGAGCGCATAGGAGTAGGTGAATCGCATAACGACTCCTTTCATTTTGGCAGGTATGGTTCTGGTGTTTCTCAGAGCATGAATAGTAACATCCGAGGTACGTTGACTGAATGTCAATGTAAAGTGAGAAAGAGATGCTCCGTGAAACTGTGAAACTTATCGAAGGAAATCGATAGGAACAGGTCAGTGTCATTATCTACTCCAGATGGAGTACAATCTCGCAACAATATTGGCTGGTGTCAGTCCTCCCTTTGCGAGTTGATGAAGAAGTGCCTGGAATGTGTGAAAATTCCGTCGGTCAATCAGCGTTATGTCGACCTCGGCTTTCTTCAGCTGGCGAACCGTCTCCAGGCCACCAAATCCACCACCAATGACGACAACTTGGTGCCGTTGCCTTTCATTTAAATCATTCATCAACGTCAACTCGATTCAATTTTTCCACAGTTCATCTCTCCAGCCGGACAGTTCGTAGTCGCAAAGAGTTCGCAATGACAGAGACGGAACTCAAGCTCATCGCCGCTGCCGCGATCATGGGGCTCAACAAGATTCCAATGAATGGATAGAGCAGACCTGCTGCAATCGGCACTCCCAGAGTGTTATAGATGAATGCGAAGAACAGGTTCTGGCGAATGTTCTTCACTGTGATACGGCTTAGACGAATTGCTCTTTCAATCCCACGAAGGTCTCCTTTGACGAGTGTCACACCAGCACTCTCGATCGCGACATCGGTTCCAGTCCCCATCGCGATCCCCACGTCAGAGGCAGCCAGGGCGGGAGCATCGTTGATCCCATCGCCGGCCATCACGACGATCTTGCCCTGCTTTTTTAATTCTTCAACACGATTGTGCTTGTCTTCGGGGCTGACGCCTGCCCCCACCTCGTCGATATTAAGTTGTTTTGCGACATGCTGCGCAGTCACTTCGTTGTCGCCAGTGAGCATGGGAATCTTGATACCGAGTTTGTGTAGCCCTTCAACCGCTTGCGGCGTCGATTCTTTGACCTCCAACTTCTGCAAGACTTCACCCAAAGTCTTTCCAGCTGCGAGCATCGCTTCACCTTCCTGGAGAAGCTTCGCAATCTGCTCAGGTTTGCGTCTTCGTCGCTTCGTCATCAGAGTCTCCTTTGACCATCATCGGTCAGTGAGACTCTCATAACATCTGGATCAGAAAATGGGGAGCATGCCAAAGGGCTTCGATACTGTTTTCAACAAACTCAAGTGATTTTGCAGTTCGTGCTAAAAGTGTTTGAGATATACGCTTTCTCAGGTCGCAAATGAAAACCATCTTTGTAGTCACCGTGTCATTAACGGCGAAGCTATAAAGATGGATCAAGGATTCGCAACAATTTGTTCATGTGAATTAGTGGCAACCTGGACAACTTCCCCCAGAGCTATATGACGAAGTCCGATTCGTCGATCCTTCGGGTATAGAAAGATATGTTGCATCCGTAGGTGCAGAAGCAATAGGTGCTCCGGTCACTACGGGCGACGTTGCATATGTTGTGAAGTTCCCCATTACCCGTGGGGAACTTCAGTTGTATTTCGGGAGCACTGACAACCAGACGATGCTGCCAGCAGAAATCCGCCTAAAAACAAGGCTGCTAAAGTCGTTATCTTCATGATTTGAGTCCTTTCAAAATCGATTCGTTGATTGTGATGCCGAAGATTTTCTACAGAAAAGTAAGAAATGAAGGAATCGCCGACACTCCGTTGCCGACGATTCCTCAAGAGTCAAAAGCAATCAGGTCGGAGGATTACTTGTGCTGATGACTCGGATCCCGCTTCATTGATGCAGTCAAGTAAGTGTCAACTCGTCCCAGAAACGTTTCTGGATCGGCTGCGATCTTTTTGGAACAGGGAGGGCAGCAGATGTAGACCACTTGACCATTGGTAATTGTCCATTTGGGGTTGGCAGGCAACGGTTTTTGCATCACGGGACACTTGCCTTGTGCTTGAGCGATGTTTGTGTGGATCGTTGCCCAGTGTTGAGGATTAATCTGCTTTTGCGTACAGCCTTTGCAGCACAGGAAGATTTCTTCTTTCTGTTCTCCAACGGCAACCTTAATGGGTGCTCCCATGCTGCCGAGCTTTTTCCCTGTGACCGGACAAATCTTTTGTGCCGTCGCACGCAAATGGTCCCGCTTGGCATGATCGTGAGCATGGCCATCATCGGCTTGGACGGATGATGGCAAAATGGCAAACAGTGACATCGCAACGAGTGAATACGGTTTCATTCTTCTTTTCCATAAGTCTGAATAGAGAGCCGTTGTCGAACATCGACTTCGCTCCCAATCCATTGGTGAATTTGTGATAGGATTCATCACTGGTTTTAGTGAGTAGATTTTCCAGTTCTGACCAGGTCGACAGTCCGCATCGTTTTCTTGGAATACCGATCTTTCCTCGAAGAGATTGGTGTACACAGGATTGTGATAAAGGACGACAACCGGTCGTGGATTGACATCAAGGGGATTCATTAAATTGTCGACCACCAATTTGGTGATTTCTTCTGAGAAAGGGTTGTACAAAAAGACGATGAGTGGCTCTGATGGAAATTCGAAATCTGCTGCATCACTGTTCACAGAACGCACATCCTCACATTGACGACGTGGACTTTGGGAATTGGTAATGTTCTGTGAAGCAATAACATGCGATTGATGTGCCAGTTCGACTCCAATCACTTTTCGGAATGGGAATTCCGATGCAACCAATAAGACACGCCCTCTTCCTGCACCACAATCGACAAATGTGAATTCGCTCAGTTCGACCGGCAAAGTCGAAAGTAGCCAGCCATCATAGTAAGTATGCCAGTGCAGAAGCTCTGCTTGCCTTTTGAACCCACTCGTTTTGTGCCTCCTGGGTTTTAGTGACTTCCTTAACGAAGGCGAATGCCGTGATCCTGTACGATTCTTTGGTTCCAACTCACGCAGCTTTCGTGTCCTCATGCAGATGCTTCAGATCCACATCCGTGAAGACCTCATCGTTTGCTCCTAACTGCATCTTGAACTCCATATAGGCGCAATAGAGCGTTGGGACGATAAACGTCGTAAATGGTTCGATCAGCATCCCACCAAAAACGGGAAGTGCCATCGCCTGTGCGACATCGGCACCGCGCCCCGTTGATGTCAGTACCGGAATCAGCGCAACAAGTGTTGTCACCGTTGTCATGACACAAGGACGAATTCGTTTGAGACCTGCTTCGTAAATCGCTACGCGAATATCTTCTACTGAACGAATTGTTTTGCGACTCAATGTTTCACGCATGTAAGTGGCCATGACAATTCCGTCATCGGCAGCGAGCCCAAACAAGGCGATGAAACCGACCCACATCGCTGTATTCATGTCCACGCCCATCACGGCCACTGCAATCATGCCACCAGCAGCAGCAACGGGGATGCCCGAGAACACAACCAATGAGATGGGCAGGTTTCGGAAGTGCAGGTAGTGCAAAAGTAAATTAATCAGAATGACAATTGGAACAATCCACAGCAGTCGCTGATTGGCTTCGA from Thalassoglobus polymorphus includes the following:
- a CDS encoding HAD-IC family P-type ATPase, producing MTKRRRRKPEQIAKLLQEGEAMLAAGKTLGEVLQKLEVKESTPQAVEGLHKLGIKIPMLTGDNEVTAQHVAKQLNIDEVGAGVSPEDKHNRVEELKKQGKIVVMAGDGINDAPALAASDVGIAMGTGTDVAIESAGVTLVKGDLRGIERAIRLSRITVKNIRQNLFFAFIYNTLGVPIAAGLLYPFIGILLSPMIAAAAMSLSSVSVIANSLRLRTVRLER